In Vidua chalybeata isolate OUT-0048 chromosome 4, bVidCha1 merged haplotype, whole genome shotgun sequence, the genomic window atatagaattctaaaagtgacagtaGATTGGAGGATTAAATTGTtacctctccaaccacactggttaAACTAACAGTTTATCAATTCTCTCTTCCCACAAAGAAGAAcgtaaaacaatcattatttacatgaacatgcaTGAGAAACTGTAGTAGAAATATTTAAACctcagaaggcatagaaaacttttagaagaactttaaaacttttaaaagaacagggcaacaaTACTTGATATTTACacaagcaacaacaacaaaattagGGAACTCCAGGACTGTCTTCAAATTAGCAAAACAGCAGTGTCTGGGCAATGCTGCTAGGGACAATTGTACTTCAGATGAACACACTTTTTGGACCACTAGAGGAGAATAAACAAGCCCACAACATGAACATGCTTTACAAAGGAACTGAAAGTGTAGGAAAGAGCAAGTCTCATAATTCTACTTTTGGGGGCTTAAATTGCCTAATGAGATTACAAAGTGGTAAACCTCATATTTCTTTTCACTTATGCTGACCATTAAACATTGGGATAATTGTGTGGGCTCCAGAGCTGTGTAAAAACAACAATTATCTACTACTCTTTGCAGGGGGTAAAGTATTAGTGTATCTATCCCTGGCCATGGAGGTTCCCAGAACGATTAATGTAGCTTTTAAAGTGAATATGTATCACATGCAGTGAGATTCAGAATCCTTGCGTTCAGCCTGAAATGGTTTCATGGGAAGTAAAAATTTAGTGCACTTAACTACAGAAAATGATATGCACGCTGACCACTCTGATTCTGCTTTAGTCTAGTCAAAATCAATTTGCAAACTGATGCTTGAAGCTAGTTTGAATGAATGATGTGATCTCCAGTAGTTGAAAAGTATTGCTGAACCTGTATGAACCCAATCATGACTTGTGCTATATTCTTCACAGGCGTTATTTTACCTGCATAGGCCTCTGTAGGCTAGTATCCCTGTATGTTGCATACCTCAGACTTCAAAGTGAATACAGAAAAAGGAATGGGGAATAAATGCTCTAAACCCGGTCAAAACTCCCTCTAAATCCATCCTCGCCTTCCTTAGCTGAAAGCACACTGGTCAGTGATAGCTGTAcctgctcttccttttcttcttgaCAAGCCTGTGTTGCACAAGCACAGTGCTTGCTGCAGAGGCTGACaaggggagcagggacagagttgtcctggagcagctgtcTGGTGCATTGGACTCTGCTGCTGAAGTTCCTGGCAGGCACTTTCCTGACCTGCTGGCCTGGGAGCCATCTTTCAGTGGCCATCTCCACTGAAACCCCCTGAGATGATCTGTTGTTTCAGGCTGTGCTGATGCTGGCAGATGTTTGATGTCATGGCATTGTAACTGTAAATCCTGGGCTTACGTTTCCATTTGTTCTGAGCAGTAGGACAGAAACTGATGGGAGCCCAATTCTAGCTCTTTAGGCTTTGTAGTAACTCTGACACGTCACCTTCTGTGTAGGAACAACTCCACCAAATGCAATTATTCTGAGAATAGACATTTTTATCtgtaaagaaaagaagcaacagtggggaagaaaagtgTGAAAGATGGACAAGGGTGATAAGACTAAGACAGTGACTGACCTAAGAATGTACATAGTTCAGCTGTGGTTTTTCGTAAGATCAGTAAATCCCAAGTAAAAGCATTTCAGACCTTTTTACTATCCTAGTGCCAAGGCAAGTGTtaccttctcctctcctccaaaAGAACAAGAATTGCATATAATCTTATCCAGAATAACGTAAGGAAGCTTTTCCTGCTCTAAGTTAGTGCATTTGTTAATAGTAAGTTGCAAAACTAAATTGGCAGATTTTACTAATAATTTAAAGGCTGGTATACTGTGCCTGTTGTAGTCAACATTTGCAGAATGGATGGACTTCAGAGACTGGATGCTGTGCTCTCAGACTATATTGACTGTTGGAATtaagagcagagaagaaaatactaGATGTTCAGAGTCAGGAGAAGCACAACAGGCTTCCATAATAGTCTTTCAGtaactgtgatttttaaagtcaGATAAGCATGTAGCCCCTGAAGGAGCAGAATCACTCCTAAATCATGGTTGtttatcttaaaaattattcaaaggGTGTTATGGAGGTTCTCATTTAAAGTCACAAGGATTTCCAGAACTAGCATTCCTGCTCTGAACAGAAAAGAGGGACAGAAACGACACTGccaaatatgaaaatacagtctggagaatgaatgaatgaatgaatgaatgaatgaatgaatgaatgaatgaatgaatgcaGGATTGAtctgtcttatttttcttttgccatgtGGATGGCCAAAGTTACAGGCTAGCTTGCAACACTTTGTTCCCAGTGTTGTCAGTTATATCCTTGGTGATTTCTGGTCTTGTGCATAGTAATTTTTGGATCAAGTATAAGCTGTTGAACTAATGGGTTggtacaaaagaaaaagggagatgGATCAtctttctggggttttttttgttggttctTCACAGCTTGTGACAGGAAAAAACCAAGAGTTTGAATTTAAAACTCTCtataaaaatgaggaagaagagaTCATTTCACAGTGGCAGTTCTTAATGATACCCTTAATGATATCCATGATAATGATTCAGGATTTTGGAAACCTTCAAAATCAGTGTTAGGTTTTCCCATCACATTACCCATTTTGAGCAACTGAGAATTAAAATACACAGATAAATAAATTATCACATctaggaaatgaaataaagaaagtCTGGAAAGCATTGTTGGGTCATACTCATGTGGATGTGTTCATGCTGCTCAGCTTCCCAGACAGGCTGTGCTGTTGTTACACGTGGGAAGGGAAACAGCAAACAGATGTTCTCCTTCTGACCCTGTAGAAAAGCACAAGGTTAGCTGACAtgagagcaggaaaaagcagggtTTCCTAATGGGGTAATTGCATAAATGGTATCTTGCTTTGATCAGCAAGGTGTCCTAGGCATTCCTGGCCCTGGAAGCATTGAGTGCCAAATGTTGTTAGATTCTAAGTGAATACTCTGTGTGCCATCTGGGACATGGGCTTTAGGAAAGGGGACACTGAGCTGGTGTAAGCTGCTACCGTGGTGTTGCTGAAGTCCTGGGGCAGGTAAAGTTTACGCTGGCTGACGATCTGCCTGGGTTCATTATTGTGGAGAGGATGTCTAGGATTTCATTTTCTACGGTACTTTCACCATACCCGTCTCCTTTTCCCCTTAAGTCTGTCAAAACAAAGcccattttaaaagaaatgaatgTAGAAAATGTGAAACATAAGGATCTTTTACAAAGTGTCTTTTACAGTGCTGGGTACATAAAACAGGGCAGTGGAAGATAAGCCATTATGTATGTTAAGGAAGCCTAAGAATAAAGATTATAGGCAAACAGGCTACCTTTCTTTACAAGGCCTTGATTTACATCCCTGAAATCTCAAATTTAGCTATTACAATGAAGTCCTGttgcacacagagctgcctttttATCACCACTTAAAATCTAATTAATCCGTATTGAAGCACAAAgatttctgttgtgttttagGGTGAGGGGTCATAGAGCCCTCTTTGTTCATCCTCAGGCTTGTAATCATCAGGCATTGGGATATAATTTTACCAAGCAAATTGGAAGGTAACAGATCAAATCCTTATCGGAAAGCCTAACTCATGGTTTAGTGAAGTCCTTCGTCCTTTATGTGAAACTTTATATTCGCGAAGAACAAAAAAGTGTTTCAGAGCTTGCAAAGGGTTAATAACAAGGACTTATATTTGGGGCAGCAGAGACCTAAAATCATCACAGCTTCCACCATCACTCAAGGTAGCAGTTGGTACAGAAGTGCTGGGGAGACCTTGCTCCTCAAGCTTTCAGGACTCTGCTCTTACAATGGCCTTGGTCTATCAACCAGTGATGCAATTAAGTGGCATATTGGTGTCTCTGTTGGGATGGGTCCTGTCCTGTCTCACCACCTACCTACCCCAGTGGAAAAACCTTAACTTGGAACTAAATGAACTGGAGATCTGGACCATGGGACTCTGGCAAGCTTGTGTTGTCCAGGAAGAAGGCGGAATGCAATGCAAGGACTTTGATTCTTTCCTAGCTTTGCCTCCAGAGCTCAGGATTTCTAGGATTTTGATGGTTTTTTCCAATGGATCAGGGCTTTTGGGCCTTTTGCTCTCAGGATTTGGGTTGGACTGTTTGAAAATTGGTGAAAGACAACAGGAACAAAAGAAACGGTTGTTGCTGTTTGGAGGAATGCTCTTCTGGATATCGGGGATTACAGCTATTGTCCCAGTTTCCTGGGTTGCCCATTCCACAGtccaggaattttgggatgagaATATACCAGATATTGttcccaggtgggattttggggaagcATTGTTTGTTGGCTGGCTTGCTGGATTTTGTCTTATATTAGGAGGATCCCTACTTAATTGCACAGTCTGTTCTACCGATGTCCATCCATCTTCAGTCCATTATGCAGTAGCAGAACAGCAGGATCAGTGTCAATGCTTGGAAACTGAAACAAGGCCTTAAAATGGGAGGTTTTAAGCAGTACAGCAATACTGCCCTAACTTTTCCAAACCCTAGTGCAAGCCAGAAGCTTGTTCCGGTAGTAATTCAAAGGACTCTTTGTTATCCAGCTGATTTCCTAAATTTATGTCTGTTTTCGCCATAAACTGGTACTGGAAGGTGGTGTGTTTTCTCATCTGTGGAACTGCTTAAAACTGTTTCACAGCAAAATGCTGAAGTGTTCACAGACTGCAAAGAAAAGGTGCTTTTGCTTTCTTAACTACACTGTAAAATCCTGAAAATGAATATGCATTTTGTCTTACAGCTTGGATTTTAACCAAAATGTGCTTCCTTTTTTATGTAACCAGTGAAATAAGCCCCAAAGTTTGAGTCCCTGTTGCAATTTTCCACTTGACTGATGCAGTGACATATGAACTTAGAGGAGATTTCCTATCCTAAACAGTCTGAATACCTGCATTGCAtcaaatgttttttctgtgtatttggAAATAGCAGGTTTCTGAAATTGTAGCAAGCTTTGCAACTGTCTTTTTGTGCATGGGGTGTGATGGTGTGGGTGCTTTGATCCAGCAAGCTGTGTTTTTCCAGTCTGCCACATTAAACTGCCCATACAAGTTATTCTAAGTGTTTCTGGCACCTGAATACTTTATGCACCAAAAATAGGCTGAGAATTGCTgctttaaaaaccagaaatgctgctttaaaaacCTATCTTCCTCTGACACAGGTCTTGAGTCGTTATGCATCCTATCTAAGGTCCCTTAAGTTCCATTCAGTCATGTTTGGAACATGTTGCTGTATATTTGATATTAAAGATATGACATTTAACTGGCCACAAAGCAGCCAGTATATTTTGTTCTAAGAGGAAATGCATCAATGTGATATTAGAACTTAAAAACAAACTGTGAGAtgccaaaatcagcaaaatggCTGTAATGCTTTAGCTGATTGATGGAGAACCAAGTAtatgcttttcttaaaaaaacaaaccaaaaactaATGAAAAGTGAGCCCAGCTGTGGTGTGGCCACACAATTCTGCCACTGCTTTACCACACAACATCCAGTCCCCTAAACGCTGCACATGGAACCAGGCAACAcaaagcaggagggagggggaaagtATTTCATACTTCATAGAGCATTGTTTTAACCTGTGCTTTTATATGACAGAGTATGACAAAGAACTGAGCTGAACAGTGCCTGCAAAAGCCAATGGTTTGGTGCTTCTGTGATTGCAAAAAATGAACTTGCCAAGCAGACACAGGCTGCTTAACAGCTGTTAGCTGGATTTCTGTTGTCTGTGCTAGGAAGGATTTTAACTGATACCTGTAACTACTTACCAGGCTGGAAAAATCTCAACTTAGACATAAATGCACCAGAGCTTTGAAGCACGGGACTCTGGCAAATGATGTAGGAACACAGTGTAaagatttttgttctttcctaGAATTCAAGATTTCCATGATTTTAGTAGCTACATAAAATGGACCAGGACTTCTGAGCCTTGTGATCTCCGGTCCTAGTTTGGACTGTCTAAAGATGGAGGGTACAGTGCAGCagataaaaaaagcttttactACTTGGAAGAATACTCCAGGTGATGTCTGGAGACCTTGTCCCTTGCTTACACTGTAATCCAGGAGATTTGGAATGACAGCATCCCAGAGATTCTGCCCAGATTAGGGGAAGTACTGTTCAGTGCTCCATTTGGTGGATTTATTCTAATTCTAGGGGAATCTCTACTCCTCTCCGCAATCTGTTTATCACCTGACCATCACTTACAAGAGCAGTATCCAATGGCAGATATACAAGATGCCCATCAGCATCTGGAAATGGAAGACTTAAAAACGGGCAGGTATCAGGTTTTCTGACATCTTGCTTGCATTACAGTAAGAGACAAAGACCTGCTGAGCAGACAGGTTACTGTTTACAAGAGCAGGGGTGGGATTCTTTCTTACCGAGTAGTTCCTTTAATCACTACTTACTTCCACTTTTAATTACATGAATTGATGAGCTATGGCAATCTAAGCCACCACTGTATTTCTCCCAAGTCTGATCAATGgcagattttgttttttgtggtaTGACTTGGGGGAGTGAGTATAAAATTTTTAATCTCTAGGCCTGCATGGAGACATGACCATATTTTAAATGGCAGAACTCCTACTGGGGCtgctttatgtattttttacaaaaaaatgttAGGTGAACTTTGAAAGAGTTTGTATCACCAGTTCATCATGCACTAAAAAAACTGAATGCAGTTCAACCTTAAATGAAGTTTGCTGGGCCTGTATAATTTACAGTAAACGAAATGTTCTCAGACATTATGTAATGTAATGCAAGATTCTCCATCGTGAGAGTGAGAGAATACGATCACCTCTATCCCTGCCCAATCCCTCTCTCTAAGGAAAGCCAGTATTTCTGGGCAATAATGAGCTGTTGTCTGGAGGAGACTCAACAATGTTCATTGCAGGTGCAGTTTTTACTTCATGAATGTAAAGAACTAACTTCAAGTATATGAATTACTTTCCATGTAACTTATCCTTACAGCTGTCAGTGACTGATGTGAACTTTCTATAAATTGCCATGATTTTACATTGACAAAGCTGTAGCAGCC contains:
- the LOC128787279 gene encoding claudin-22-like gives rise to the protein MALVYQPVMQLSGILVSLLGWVLSCLTTYLPQWKNLNLELNELEIWTMGLWQACVVQEEGGMQCKDFDSFLALPPELRISRILMVFSNGSGLLGLLLSGFGLDCLKIGERQQEQKKRLLLFGGMLFWISGITAIVPVSWVAHSTVQEFWDENIPDIVPRWDFGEALFVGWLAGFCLILGGSLLNCTVCSTDVHPSSVHYAVAEQQDQCQCLETETRP